One stretch of Streptomyces sp. A2-16 DNA includes these proteins:
- the alc gene encoding allantoicase: MTAIPSFTGDANPYGGGDPYADYRTADFPFTQYADLAARTLGASVVAANDEFFAQRENLLIPGRAEFDPEHFGHKGKIMDGWETRRRRGASAEHPWPTAEDHDWALVRLGAPGVIRGIVVDTAHFRGNYPQAVSVEGTSVPGSPSPQELLGDDVKWTTLVPRTPVGGHAANGFEVALEQRFTHLRVNQHPDGGIARLRVHGEVVPDPAWLEVLGTFDVVALENGGRAEDASNLFYSPASNTIQPGRSRKMDDGWETRRRRDRGNDWISYRLVAQSRIRAVEIDTAYLKGNSAGWASVSVRDGEDGDWREILPRTRLQPDTNHRFVLDAPAVGTHARVDIFPDGGISRLRLFGSLTDTGAAALSARHQELGG, encoded by the coding sequence GTGACGGCGATTCCCAGCTTCACCGGTGACGCGAACCCGTACGGCGGCGGTGACCCGTACGCGGACTACCGCACCGCCGACTTCCCCTTCACCCAGTACGCCGACCTCGCCGCACGGACACTCGGTGCCTCGGTCGTCGCCGCCAACGACGAGTTCTTCGCCCAGCGCGAGAACCTGCTGATCCCCGGGCGGGCCGAGTTCGACCCCGAGCACTTCGGGCACAAGGGCAAGATCATGGACGGCTGGGAGACACGGCGCCGCCGAGGCGCCTCGGCCGAGCACCCCTGGCCGACGGCCGAGGACCACGACTGGGCGCTGGTGCGCCTGGGCGCGCCCGGCGTGATCCGGGGGATCGTCGTCGACACGGCGCACTTCCGCGGCAACTACCCGCAGGCGGTGTCGGTCGAGGGCACGAGCGTCCCCGGCTCCCCGTCCCCGCAGGAGCTGCTGGGCGACGACGTGAAGTGGACGACGCTGGTCCCGCGGACACCCGTCGGCGGCCATGCGGCGAACGGCTTCGAGGTCGCCCTGGAGCAGCGCTTCACCCACCTGCGGGTCAACCAGCACCCCGACGGCGGCATCGCCCGCCTGCGCGTGCACGGCGAGGTCGTCCCGGACCCGGCGTGGCTGGAGGTCCTCGGCACCTTCGACGTGGTCGCCCTGGAGAACGGCGGCCGGGCGGAGGACGCGTCCAACCTCTTCTACTCACCGGCCTCCAACACCATCCAGCCGGGCCGCTCCCGCAAGATGGACGACGGCTGGGAGACCCGCCGTCGCCGCGACCGGGGCAACGACTGGATCAGCTATCGCCTCGTGGCCCAGTCCCGGATCCGGGCGGTCGAGATCGACACGGCGTATCTGAAGGGGAACAGCGCGGGCTGGGCCTCGGTGTCGGTCCGCGACGGCGAGGACGGCGACTGGCGCGAGATCCTCCCGCGCACGAGACTGCAGCCCGACACGAACCACCGCTTCGTCCTGGACGCTCCGGCGGTGGGCACGCACGCGCGCGTGGACATCTTCCCGGACGGAGGGATCTCGCGCCTGCGGCTGTTCGGTTCCCTGACGGACACCGGCGCGGCCGCGCTGTCGGCGAGGCACCAGGAGCTGGGCGGCTGA
- a CDS encoding SDR family oxidoreductase has protein sequence MTTAHGTLNGKVALVTGGARGIGAATAVRLAREGADVAVTYVDAKEAAAQVVRRVEALGRRAVALRADSADSQEAAGAVLRTAEALGGLDVLVNNAGVGVLGPLGELSLMEVDRVLAVNVRGVFLASQAAAARMRDGGRIITIGSCMTQRVPGPGGTLYATSKSALIGLTKALARELGPRGITANIVHPGPVDTDMNPADGPFAAGQAAMTAVGRFGTAEEVASMVAYLADAEYVTGAEFSVDGGHAA, from the coding sequence ATGACAACTGCTCACGGAACTCTGAACGGCAAGGTCGCGCTCGTCACCGGGGGCGCTCGCGGGATCGGTGCGGCCACGGCGGTGCGGCTGGCGCGGGAGGGCGCGGACGTGGCCGTGACGTACGTGGACGCCAAGGAGGCGGCCGCACAGGTGGTCCGGCGCGTGGAGGCGCTGGGGCGCCGGGCCGTCGCGCTGCGGGCCGACTCGGCGGACTCGCAGGAGGCGGCCGGGGCGGTGCTGCGTACGGCGGAGGCGCTCGGCGGGCTGGACGTGCTGGTGAACAACGCGGGCGTGGGGGTGCTCGGGCCGTTGGGCGAGCTGTCCCTCATGGAGGTCGACCGCGTACTGGCCGTCAACGTGCGCGGGGTGTTCCTGGCCTCTCAGGCAGCGGCCGCCCGGATGCGGGACGGGGGGCGGATCATCACGATCGGCAGCTGTATGACACAGCGGGTGCCCGGCCCTGGCGGAACCCTGTACGCGACGAGCAAGTCGGCGCTGATCGGGCTGACGAAGGCCCTGGCGCGGGAGCTGGGGCCGCGGGGGATCACGGCGAACATCGTGCATCCCGGGCCCGTGGACACGGACATGAATCCGGCTGACGGTCCGTTCGCGGCGGGGCAGGCCGCGATGACCGCGGTGGGGAGGTTCGGGACGGCGGAGGAAGTGGCGTCGATGGTGGCGTACCTGGCGGACGCGGAGTACGTCACCGGTGCGGAGTTCTCGGTGGACGGAGGGCACGCGGCATGA
- a CDS encoding ribonuclease domain-containing protein codes for MRFPPRITRTGAAAAVLSALLIGGTVTTATPAAAAVGSICYTKLPSQAHDTLDLIDQGGPYPYSQDGSVFQNRESVLPSQSTGYYHEYTVITPGSSTRGARRIVTGQKSQEDYYTADHYATFNLVNYGC; via the coding sequence ATGAGATTCCCCCCACGGATCACACGCACCGGCGCCGCCGCGGCCGTCCTGTCCGCTCTCCTCATCGGCGGCACCGTCACCACCGCCACCCCGGCGGCCGCCGCGGTCGGCAGCATCTGCTACACCAAGCTGCCCTCCCAGGCCCACGACACCCTGGACCTGATCGACCAGGGCGGCCCCTACCCCTACTCCCAGGACGGCAGCGTCTTCCAGAACAGGGAAAGCGTCCTGCCCAGCCAGTCGACCGGTTACTACCACGAGTACACGGTGATCACGCCGGGTTCCTCCACGCGCGGGGCGCGCCGGATCGTCACCGGTCAGAAGAGCCAGGAGGACTACTACACGGCGGACCACTACGCCACGTTCAACCTGGTCAACTACGGCTGCTGA
- a CDS encoding histidine kinase — MSTVSGDETVPEPPAFPGRRWLMPSAVIHEFDPADARPGRRPRRTARDWIVDFSCFLLAALIGLVAADAVGDNPHVSHAAADLDQLLGAVACAAVWLRRRWPLGLALGTIPLGLLSDTAGGACMIAVFTLAVHRPFRYVAWVAGINIAMAPLTYRLRPDADLPYLVSVVLSVVLIAAMVGWGLLVRAKRQLMFSLRDRARRAETEARLRAEQAQRLAREAIAREMHDVLAHRLTLLSVHAGALEFRPDAPQEEVARAAGVIRESAHEALQDLREIIGVLRAADHDDTGRPQPTLAALDGLVAESREAGMKVTLDSRVAEPAAVPASVGRTAYRIAQEALTNARKHAPGAEVTVTVTGGPGEGLAVTVRNPPPEGEVPHVPGSGQGLIGLTERATLAGGRLEHGPQEDGSFRVAAWLPWT, encoded by the coding sequence TTGTCGACCGTGAGCGGTGACGAGACGGTTCCCGAACCCCCGGCGTTCCCCGGCCGGCGCTGGCTGATGCCGTCCGCGGTGATCCACGAGTTCGACCCCGCCGACGCTCGGCCCGGACGCCGCCCCCGGCGGACCGCGCGCGACTGGATCGTCGACTTCTCCTGCTTCTTGCTGGCCGCCCTCATCGGCCTGGTCGCCGCCGACGCGGTGGGCGACAACCCGCATGTGTCGCACGCCGCGGCCGACCTCGACCAACTGCTCGGCGCGGTCGCCTGCGCCGCCGTGTGGCTGCGCCGCCGCTGGCCGCTCGGCCTCGCCCTGGGCACGATCCCGCTCGGGCTGCTCTCGGACACCGCCGGCGGCGCCTGCATGATCGCCGTCTTCACCCTCGCCGTCCACCGCCCCTTCCGCTACGTCGCCTGGGTGGCCGGCATCAACATCGCCATGGCTCCGCTCACCTACCGGCTGCGGCCCGACGCCGACCTGCCCTACCTCGTCTCGGTCGTCCTCTCCGTGGTGCTGATCGCCGCCATGGTCGGCTGGGGCCTGCTGGTGCGGGCCAAACGGCAGCTCATGTTCAGCCTGCGCGACCGCGCCCGGCGCGCCGAGACCGAGGCGCGGCTGCGGGCCGAGCAGGCGCAGCGGCTGGCCCGAGAGGCGATCGCGCGCGAGATGCACGACGTCCTCGCGCACCGGCTGACCCTGCTGAGCGTCCACGCGGGCGCCCTGGAGTTCCGGCCGGACGCGCCCCAGGAGGAGGTCGCACGGGCGGCCGGTGTCATCCGGGAGAGCGCGCACGAGGCGCTCCAGGACCTGCGGGAGATCATCGGAGTGCTGCGGGCGGCCGACCACGACGACACGGGCCGCCCCCAGCCCACGCTCGCCGCCCTGGACGGCCTGGTCGCCGAGTCCCGTGAGGCCGGCATGAAGGTCACCCTCGACAGCCGGGTCGCCGAACCGGCCGCCGTGCCCGCCTCGGTGGGCCGCACCGCCTACCGCATCGCCCAGGAGGCCCTGACCAACGCCCGCAAGCACGCCCCCGGCGCGGAGGTCACCGTCACGGTCACCGGAGGTCCGGGCGAAGGGCTCGCCGTGACCGTACGGAACCCCCCTCCCGAGGGCGAGGTGCCGCACGTCCCCGGCTCGGGCCAGGGCCTGATCGGCCTCACCGAGCGCGCCACGCTCGCCGGGGGCAGGCTGGAACACGGGCCGCAGGAGGACGGGTCGTTCCGGGTGGCGGCGTGGCTGCCGTGGACGTGA
- a CDS encoding response regulator transcription factor, translating to MTAIRLLLVDDDPLVRAGLSLMMGGAEDIEIVGEAADGTEVEGAVDRTRPDVVLMDIRMPSVDGLTATERLRGRPDAPQVVVLTTFHADEQVLRALRAGAAGFVLKDTPPAEILAAVRRVAAGDPVLSPTVTRQLMEHAAGTAADTRRARARERVAALNDREREVAVAVGQGLSNAEIAAALYMSVATVKTHVSRVLAKLDLNNRVQIALLAYDAGLLEQSEEPEPEGH from the coding sequence ATGACTGCGATCAGACTGCTTCTCGTCGACGACGACCCCCTCGTGCGGGCCGGTCTGTCCCTGATGATGGGCGGGGCCGAGGACATCGAGATCGTCGGTGAGGCGGCGGACGGAACCGAGGTCGAGGGCGCCGTCGACCGCACCCGCCCGGACGTCGTCCTCATGGACATCAGGATGCCGTCGGTGGACGGCCTCACGGCCACCGAGCGGCTGCGCGGCCGCCCCGACGCCCCCCAGGTCGTCGTCCTGACCACCTTCCACGCCGACGAGCAGGTCCTGCGCGCCCTGCGCGCCGGCGCCGCCGGATTCGTCCTCAAGGACACCCCGCCCGCCGAGATCCTCGCCGCCGTCCGCCGGGTCGCGGCCGGCGACCCCGTCCTGTCGCCCACCGTCACCCGCCAGCTGATGGAGCACGCGGCCGGCACCGCCGCCGACACCCGACGGGCACGCGCGCGTGAGCGCGTCGCCGCCCTCAACGACCGCGAACGCGAGGTGGCCGTCGCCGTCGGCCAGGGCCTGTCCAACGCCGAGATCGCCGCTGCCCTGTACATGAGCGTCGCCACCGTCAAGACCCATGTGTCCCGCGTGCTGGCCAAGCTCGATCTCAACAACCGGGTCCAGATCGCCCTGTTGGCGTACGACGCGGGACTGCTGGAGCAGTCCGAGGAACCCGAGCCGGAAGGGCACTAG
- a CDS encoding cytochrome P450, translated as MTEAVIDLGEYGDAFRADPHPVYAELRRLGPVHRVRPPGSDADYATWLVVGHEEARAALADPRLSKDGRRIGMVFDDEALIGRHLLGADPPEHTRLRGLVSRAFTMRRVELLRPRIQEITDDLLDAMLPHGRADLVRSLAYPLPITVICELLGVPEMDRTEFRKLSTEVVAPTSPESSYDAVRRLGEYLTELIEDKRCAGPSDDLLGDLIRTTAEDGDRLSPSELRGMAFLLLIAGHETTVNLITNGVRALLTHPDQLAALRADMSLVDGAVEETLRYEGPVENATFRYAAEPLEIAGRAIDKGDPVMICLSAADRDDSRYPAPDRFDIRRDPRGHLAFGHGIHYCLGAPLARLEARTAIATLLDRAPALALDGPTGEWLPGMLIRGVRSLPVRW; from the coding sequence ATGACCGAAGCAGTGATCGATCTCGGGGAGTACGGCGACGCGTTCCGTGCTGACCCGCATCCCGTGTACGCCGAGTTGCGCCGCCTGGGCCCCGTGCACCGGGTGCGGCCGCCCGGCTCCGACGCCGACTACGCGACCTGGCTCGTCGTCGGGCACGAGGAGGCGCGCGCGGCCCTCGCCGATCCCAGACTGTCCAAGGACGGCCGCAGGATCGGCATGGTGTTCGACGACGAGGCGCTGATCGGCCGCCATCTGCTCGGCGCCGACCCGCCCGAGCACACCCGGCTGCGGGGCCTGGTCTCCCGCGCCTTCACCATGCGCCGGGTCGAGCTGCTGCGGCCCAGGATCCAGGAGATCACCGACGACCTCCTCGACGCGATGCTGCCGCACGGCCGCGCCGACCTGGTGCGGTCCCTCGCCTACCCGCTTCCGATCACCGTGATCTGCGAACTCCTCGGCGTGCCCGAGATGGACCGCACCGAGTTCCGGAAGCTGTCCACGGAGGTCGTCGCACCCACCAGCCCGGAGAGCTCGTACGACGCCGTCCGGCGCCTCGGCGAGTACCTCACCGAGCTCATCGAGGACAAGCGGTGCGCCGGGCCGAGCGACGACCTGCTCGGCGACCTCATCCGCACCACCGCCGAGGACGGCGACCGGCTCTCTCCTTCGGAGCTGCGCGGCATGGCCTTCCTGCTGCTGATCGCGGGGCACGAGACCACGGTCAACCTCATCACCAACGGCGTGCGTGCCCTGCTCACCCACCCGGACCAACTCGCCGCCCTGCGCGCGGACATGAGTCTCGTCGACGGTGCGGTCGAGGAGACGCTGCGCTACGAGGGCCCGGTGGAGAACGCCACGTTCCGGTATGCCGCCGAGCCCCTGGAGATAGCAGGACGGGCCATAGACAAGGGCGACCCGGTGATGATCTGCCTGAGCGCGGCCGACCGCGACGACTCCCGTTACCCGGCTCCGGACCGCTTCGACATCCGCCGCGACCCCCGCGGCCACCTCGCGTTCGGCCACGGCATCCACTACTGCCTGGGCGCCCCGCTGGCCCGTCTGGAGGCCCGCACGGCGATCGCCACCCTGCTGGACCGCGCCCCCGCCCTCGCGCTCGACGGACCCACGGGGGAGTGGCTGCCGGGCATGCTGATCAGGGGCGTCCGGAGCCTGCCGGTGCGGTGGTAG
- a CDS encoding Gfo/Idh/MocA family oxidoreductase produces the protein MRIGVIGTGRIGTIHANTLSRHREVGSLILTDADGARAQELAHRLGETAAPGVDEIFKWGVDAVVITAATSAHAELIGRAARSGLPVFCEKPIALDLPGTLQAIAEVETAGTILQMGFQRRFDAGYTGAREAVRSGRLGRLHTVRALTSDQAPPPPEWLALSGGLYRDTLIHDFDVLRWVTGHEIVDVYAAGSDAGPPMFRAAGDVDTAAAVLTLDDGTLATATATRLNGAGYDVRMELAGELDQVVVGLDDRTPIASTEPTGPPAADKPWTGFLERFGPAYEAELHAFIEVVRGERANPCDGREALQALRVAEACEVSRRERRAVRLAEIPGGASATVL, from the coding sequence ATGCGCATCGGGGTCATAGGGACGGGCCGCATCGGCACCATTCATGCGAACACGCTCAGCCGCCATCGGGAGGTCGGTTCCTTAATCCTCACGGACGCGGACGGCGCGCGGGCCCAGGAGCTCGCGCACCGCCTAGGGGAGACCGCGGCCCCGGGCGTCGACGAGATCTTCAAATGGGGTGTCGACGCCGTCGTCATCACCGCGGCGACCTCCGCGCACGCCGAACTGATCGGCCGGGCGGCACGCTCGGGACTGCCGGTGTTCTGCGAGAAGCCCATCGCGCTCGACCTGCCCGGCACGCTGCAGGCGATCGCCGAGGTCGAGACAGCGGGGACGATTCTCCAGATGGGTTTCCAGCGCCGCTTCGACGCGGGCTACACCGGCGCGCGGGAGGCGGTGCGCTCGGGTCGCCTCGGGCGGCTGCACACCGTGCGGGCCCTCACCTCGGACCAGGCGCCGCCGCCGCCCGAGTGGCTGGCGCTGTCCGGGGGGCTGTACCGGGACACCCTGATCCACGACTTCGACGTCCTGCGCTGGGTGACCGGGCACGAGATCGTCGATGTGTACGCGGCCGGGTCCGACGCCGGGCCGCCGATGTTCCGGGCCGCCGGGGACGTCGACACCGCGGCGGCCGTGCTCACCCTCGACGACGGCACCCTTGCGACGGCCACGGCCACCCGGCTGAACGGGGCCGGGTACGACGTGCGCATGGAGCTGGCCGGGGAACTGGACCAGGTCGTGGTGGGCCTGGACGACCGTACGCCGATCGCGTCCACGGAACCCACCGGGCCGCCCGCGGCGGACAAGCCGTGGACGGGGTTCCTGGAGCGGTTCGGACCTGCCTACGAGGCTGAACTGCACGCGTTCATCGAGGTGGTCCGGGGTGAGCGGGCGAACCCCTGCGACGGACGCGAGGCGTTGCAGGCGCTACGGGTCGCCGAGGCGTGCGAGGTGTCCCGGCGCGAGCGCAGGGCCGTACGGCTCGCGGAGATCCCGGGCGGTGCGAGCGCGACCGTGCTCTGA
- a CDS encoding GntR family transcriptional regulator, with protein sequence MTLELSVDRSSPVPLYFQLSQQLEAAIEHGTLTPGSLLGNEIELAARLGLSRPTVRQAIQSLVDKGLLVRRRGVGTQVVHSQVKRPLELSSLYDDLEAAGQRPATKVLVNAVVSATAEIAAALGVAEGSDVHRVERLRLAHGEPMAHLCNFIPPALLDLDTGQLETTGLYRMMRSAGITLHSARQTIGARAATTEEADRLAEETGAPLLTMQRVTFDDTGRAVEYGTHTYRPTRYSFEFQLLVRP encoded by the coding sequence GTGACGCTCGAGCTCAGTGTGGACCGCAGCAGCCCCGTGCCGTTGTACTTCCAGCTGTCCCAGCAGCTGGAGGCCGCGATCGAGCACGGAACGCTCACCCCCGGCAGCCTGCTGGGCAACGAGATCGAGCTCGCCGCCCGGCTCGGTCTGTCGAGGCCCACTGTCCGTCAGGCCATCCAGTCGCTCGTCGACAAGGGCCTGCTCGTGCGCCGCCGCGGAGTAGGCACCCAGGTCGTGCACAGCCAGGTCAAGCGCCCGCTGGAGCTGAGCAGCCTCTACGACGACCTGGAGGCGGCCGGTCAGCGCCCCGCGACGAAGGTCCTCGTGAACGCCGTCGTCTCCGCCACCGCCGAGATCGCCGCCGCGCTCGGCGTCGCCGAGGGCAGCGACGTGCACCGGGTGGAACGCCTGCGTCTCGCCCACGGGGAGCCGATGGCGCACCTGTGCAACTTCATCCCGCCGGCCCTCCTCGACCTGGACACGGGACAACTGGAGACCACGGGCCTGTACCGCATGATGCGCTCGGCCGGCATCACCCTGCACAGCGCCCGCCAGACCATCGGCGCCCGAGCGGCCACGACGGAAGAGGCGGACCGCCTGGCGGAGGAGACGGGTGCCCCATTGCTGACGATGCAGCGCGTGACCTTCGACGACACAGGGCGAGCGGTCGAGTACGGCACGCACACCTATCGCCCGACTCGCTATTCCTTCGAGTTCCAGCTCCTGGTCCGGCCCTGA
- a CDS encoding ROK family glucokinase, whose translation MSTYGNFSAPIGSRRAPALRTVGTRERRSHLTAPRVPTVGIDIGGTKVMAGVVDADGNILEKVRTETPDKSKSPKVVEDTIVELVLDLSDRHDVHAVGIGAAGWVDADRNRVLFAPHLSWRNEPLRDRIAGRLAVPVLVDNDANTAAWAEWRFGAGRGEDHLVMITLGTGIGGAILEDGQVKRGKYGVAGEFGHMQVVPGGHRCPCGNRGCWEQYSSGNALVREARELAAADSPVAYGIIEHVKGNIGDITGPMITELARDGDAMCIELLQDIGQWLGVGIANLAAALDPSCFVIGGGVSAADDLLIGPARDAFKRQLTGRGYRPEARIARAQLGPEAGMVGAADLARLVARRFRRANRRRVERHERYERYVEARRTSRDTA comes from the coding sequence ATGAGCACCTACGGCAACTTCAGCGCCCCCATAGGCTCCCGCCGCGCCCCCGCCCTGCGGACCGTCGGCACGCGGGAACGCCGCTCACACCTGACCGCACCCCGCGTGCCGACAGTGGGCATCGACATCGGCGGCACCAAGGTCATGGCGGGTGTCGTCGACGCCGACGGCAACATCCTGGAGAAGGTCCGCACCGAGACCCCGGACAAGTCCAAGAGCCCCAAGGTCGTCGAGGACACCATCGTCGAACTGGTCCTGGACCTGTCCGACCGCCACGACGTCCACGCGGTCGGCATCGGCGCGGCCGGCTGGGTCGACGCCGACCGCAACCGCGTGCTGTTCGCCCCCCACTTGTCCTGGCGCAACGAGCCCCTCCGGGACCGTATCGCCGGCCGCCTCGCGGTCCCGGTCCTCGTGGACAACGACGCCAACACCGCCGCCTGGGCCGAGTGGCGCTTCGGCGCGGGCCGCGGCGAGGACCACCTCGTCATGATCACGCTCGGCACCGGCATCGGCGGCGCGATCCTGGAGGACGGCCAGGTCAAACGCGGCAAGTACGGTGTCGCCGGCGAGTTCGGCCATATGCAGGTCGTCCCCGGCGGGCACCGCTGCCCGTGCGGCAACCGCGGCTGCTGGGAGCAGTACAGCTCCGGAAACGCACTGGTCAGGGAGGCCAGGGAGCTGGCCGCCGCCGACTCCCCGGTGGCGTACGGGATCATCGAGCACGTCAAGGGCAACATCGGCGACATCACCGGCCCGATGATCACCGAGCTGGCCCGTGACGGCGACGCGATGTGCATCGAGCTGCTCCAGGACATCGGCCAGTGGCTCGGCGTCGGCATCGCCAACCTCGCGGCGGCCCTCGACCCGTCCTGCTTCGTCATCGGCGGTGGTGTCAGCGCGGCCGACGACCTGCTGATCGGCCCCGCGCGGGACGCCTTCAAGCGTCAGCTCACCGGCCGCGGCTACCGCCCCGAGGCCCGTATCGCCCGGGCCCAGCTCGGTCCCGAGGCCGGAATGGTCGGCGCCGCCGACCTCGCCCGCCTGGTCGCCCGCCGCTTCCGGCGCGCCAACCGGCGCCGGGTGGAGCGGCACGAGCGCTACGAGCGATACGTGGAGGCCCGCCGAACGTCCCGGGACACCGCATGA
- a CDS encoding sugar kinase yields MTASLPRQASASPDEPERPTEDRRHRNRRRAITLLIIGLLIGVPAGYLVISANQSRDSGKDKEAKYSATGLTPDWPSKVQRRLYQVPVPHPADLVASYETNNWKTSRLYVQFRTTDAGLAAFLTGMGVSRADLKKNDITISERDQKISGWKFDGPRSWWGLTHAQKDPAPTQDVMVNLTVPNAPKVYVVSRTVP; encoded by the coding sequence ATGACCGCTTCCCTGCCGCGCCAGGCCTCGGCGTCCCCCGACGAGCCGGAGCGGCCCACCGAGGACCGCCGCCACCGGAACCGCCGCCGGGCGATCACGCTGCTCATCATCGGCCTGCTCATCGGCGTCCCGGCCGGCTATCTGGTGATCTCCGCCAACCAGAGCCGTGACAGCGGCAAGGACAAGGAGGCGAAGTACTCGGCGACGGGCCTCACGCCCGACTGGCCGTCCAAGGTCCAGCGCCGCCTCTACCAGGTGCCCGTGCCGCACCCCGCGGACCTGGTCGCCTCCTACGAGACCAACAACTGGAAGACCAGCCGCCTCTACGTCCAGTTCCGGACGACCGACGCCGGCCTCGCCGCCTTCCTCACCGGCATGGGCGTCAGCCGCGCCGACCTCAAGAAGAACGACATCACCATCAGCGAGCGCGACCAGAAGATCAGCGGCTGGAAATTCGACGGCCCACGCTCCTGGTGGGGCCTGACCCACGCGCAGAAGGACCCGGCGCCCACCCAGGACGTCATGGTCAACCTGACCGTGCCGAACGCCCCGAAGGTGTACGTCGTTTCGCGCACGGTTCCCTGA